The following is a genomic window from Effusibacillus lacus.
CCGGGATGCATCTCAAACGCAATTTGCCGGATTCCATGGGATTCTGCGAACTTTGCTTCTTCCTGCCAATAAGGAACTACAACCTCATCCCACTGCCATTTGAGAACCTCCAGGTATTCCGGCGGCCAGGAACAGGTAACCCAGTTGGGATACTTTGCTCCCGGATGATCACCTGGACATCCGGCAAAGCCGTTAACAACGGGAATTTCCAACCGTTCGGCCAGGAGAACCGTTTTTCGCCAAGTTTCATGCGATTGCCTGGCAAATTCCCGATCCGGGTGCATCGGATTTCCGTGACAGCTTAATCCGCTGATACTTAATCCTCTGCTTTCCACCGCTTTCTTGAAAGCTGTCAATTTCGCCGCATCTTCCAATAATATATCCGGATCGCAATGTTTGTTGCCCGGATAATTGCCGGTACCCAATTCTACGGTTTCCACTCCCATTTCGGCAACCTTATCGAGCATCCGTTCAAACGGCAGATCTTGATATAAAACCGTAAAAACCCCAAGCTTCATTTTGTGTCCTCCTAATAGATCTGAATCCACTTCTTAGCGCGGTGGCTCTCCAAAATAGCATCTATTAATCGCATAATGCGGTGTCCATCGTCAAAAGTAGCAAAAGAAGAAACCGTTTCCTGTTCGGTACCTGTCTTCCTTCTCATCACCGCTCCGTAAAAATCAAGAAAAAGATTCTTTAACCCGTCCGGCCAACCTTCCTGGTGTCCGCCAGGATAATGAACGAGTTTGGCGGCTTGCGGCGACAGAAGCGAAGCATCTCTCACGAGTTCCCGGTTCGGCTCGTCACGCTGACCGATCCAGAGTCGGTTGGGTTCTTCCTGATCCCAGGCCAATGTTGCTTTTTCTGCCGCAATTTCGAAATACAATCGATTTTTGCGACCGGCACTTACCTGTGATACAGTGAACACTCCGTGAACACCATCTTCAAAATGAACCAGAACACTCCCGTAATCTTCCGTTGTGATCTTGACATCTACCCGTTCCGCTTCTTTGCTTGTCGAAAACGTGGTCAAATGGTCTTTGGGCTTGCGCCGAACAGGATGCACGGTTTTCAAATCGGCAAACACTTCCACAATCTTTTTCCCCAGCACATGCTGAACCGTGTCGCACCAATGCGATCCGATATCGGCAATCGCCCGGGAAGCCCCATTGTGTTCGGGATTCAAGCGCCAGTTATAATCAGTGTCGTACAACAGCCAGTCCTGAACGTACCCGCCGTAGACCAGATTCGGCTTTCCATATTCACCGCCGGCAACAGCTTCCCTGGCCTGCGCAACAAGGGGATAGTGGCGGTAGTTAAAACAGACTCCGCTGACGCCCGAACTCTTTTTGGCCAATTCGTTTAATTCGGCTGATTCGTCACTGTTCATTGCCAGCGGCTTTTCCGATAACAGGTGTTTTCCCGCCAACAACACGGCCTTGTTAATAGGGAAGTGGAGATGATTCGGCGTGCAGTTGTGGATCACCTCGACTTCGGGATCGTTGATCAATTCGTTATAATCACCATACGCTTTTCGTATGCCAAACTGGTTGGCTTTTTCCAGCGCTTTCTCTTTGCTGCTGGCAGCGATGGCGACCACCTCAACATGATTGAGACGTCGTAACTGTTCCAATTGGGATGTGGCGGAAAATCCCGTTCCGATCATTCCTGCTTTTACTTTGTTCATCCATGTCCCCTACCATTCTGGCATAAACTATTTGTCGCTTTGCTATTTATCTCTTGATGGTCCGGCGACCGAAGGCAACTGCCAAGATAATAATCAAACCTTTTACCACCATTTGTTGACTCACATCGAGCCCCATAATGATCAAACCGTTATTGATCATACCGATCATCAAAGCCCCAAACACAGTACCTATCACAGTACCCATTCCGCCAAACAAACTGGTTCCGCCCAGGATTACGGCAGCGATAACAGACAATTCGTCTCCCTCACCGAGCGTAAATCGTCCCGCTTGCAGACGGCCTGCGTACAACATACCGGCCAGACCCGCCAATATCCCCGAACCCACCAGGACCAAAAGTTTAATTCTGGCGGTATTCACACCGGAAAACCTTGCAGCACTTTCATTACCGCCAGTTGCGAGCGTTTGGCGTCCAAATGCCGTTTTTCGGAGCAAGATGTGACCGATTGCCGCTACCAGTAACGTCCAAACAAGCAACACAGGGATAGGACCGATATCACCGGAACCGAAAACAAAGTTATAAGTTTTATTTAAAATCGGCACCGGTGCTGTATTGGTAATCCACATCGCGAACCCTTTGGCTATCCCCATCATTCCCAACGTAACAAGAAAGGACGGGATCGCAACTCTTGTTACAAGCAGTCCGTTAATCAATCCTATAACAGCCCCGGTTCCCAATCCTGCCACAATTCCTCCTGCCATACCGAATCCCGCTTTCATG
Proteins encoded in this region:
- a CDS encoding sugar phosphate isomerase/epimerase family protein, translated to MKLGVFTVLYQDLPFERMLDKVAEMGVETVELGTGNYPGNKHCDPDILLEDAAKLTAFKKAVESRGLSISGLSCHGNPMHPDREFARQSHETWRKTVLLAERLEIPVVNGFAGCPGDHPGAKYPNWVTCSWPPEYLEVLKWQWDEVVVPYWQEEAKFAESHGIRQIAFEMHPGFVVYNPETLLKLRDKVGPSIGANFDPSHLLWQGIDPVEAVKKLGREKAIFHVHAKDTYLDQANIRVNGVLDTKHYSQILDRSWVFRTVGYGQNEKMWRDLTSALRSVGYDYVLSIEHEDMLASIDEGLSKAIGFLQGLLFKEDMPEMWWA
- a CDS encoding Gfo/Idh/MocA family protein; protein product: MNKVKAGMIGTGFSATSQLEQLRRLNHVEVVAIAASSKEKALEKANQFGIRKAYGDYNELINDPEVEVIHNCTPNHLHFPINKAVLLAGKHLLSEKPLAMNSDESAELNELAKKSSGVSGVCFNYRHYPLVAQAREAVAGGEYGKPNLVYGGYVQDWLLYDTDYNWRLNPEHNGASRAIADIGSHWCDTVQHVLGKKIVEVFADLKTVHPVRRKPKDHLTTFSTSKEAERVDVKITTEDYGSVLVHFEDGVHGVFTVSQVSAGRKNRLYFEIAAEKATLAWDQEEPNRLWIGQRDEPNRELVRDASLLSPQAAKLVHYPGGHQEGWPDGLKNLFLDFYGAVMRRKTGTEQETVSSFATFDDGHRIMRLIDAILESHRAKKWIQIY
- a CDS encoding ABC transporter permease, which codes for MQSKVSRASEPVQGKNPLQNFDWKRYIVYIAFVGVFIYFSISLYDEGFLSANNLLNIVRQTAVIAIMGVAMTFVIAAAEIDLSVGSIAALSSLTTALAMKAGFGMAGGIVAGLGTGAVIGLINGLLVTRVAIPSFLVTLGMMGIAKGFAMWITNTAPVPILNKTYNFVFGSGDIGPIPVLLVWTLLVAAIGHILLRKTAFGRQTLATGGNESAARFSGVNTARIKLLVLVGSGILAGLAGMLYAGRLQAGRFTLGEGDELSVIAAVILGGTSLFGGMGTVIGTVFGALMIGMINNGLIIMGLDVSQQMVVKGLIIILAVAFGRRTIKR